One stretch of Acholeplasma laidlawii PG-8A DNA includes these proteins:
- a CDS encoding glutaredoxin family protein: MSVYLLTKNDCTQCAQLKMFLKFGLNNKYEPDITIVNKEDNQEMFDRLTAEYGILTLPAMIANGEALTRTQPSPVLTFLEKHVGKK; this comes from the coding sequence ATGAGTGTTTACTTATTAACAAAAAACGATTGTACACAATGTGCACAATTAAAGATGTTTCTAAAGTTTGGTTTAAACAACAAATATGAACCAGATATCACAATTGTGAACAAAGAAGACAACCAAGAAATGTTTGATAGACTGACAGCTGAGTATGGTATTCTTACATTACCAGCAATGATAGCAAATGGTGAGGCTCTAACGCGAACACAACCATCACCTGTACTGACATTCTTAGAAAAACACGTAGGTAAAAAATAA
- the nrdF gene encoding class 1b ribonucleoside-diphosphate reductase subunit beta, which yields MDKKATKQSKIKLDPIKRVKYEGANWNEPEDDYTQHFYEQNLSQFWRPEDVSLQPDLNVWSVLPENIQDAYAKNLLVLTFLDTHQGDIGMPVVSRSLDDHFHQRKAVLNFMGAMENAVHAKSYSNIFMTYMSNQKIDELFHWGEKHTNLQNIMSLIVGYYKELDRYNYLKQFESNDPGYSETDFNIAQFKAMVASVYLETWLFYSGFYYPLFFYGQGKLMQAGEIINLILRDESIHGLYVGRLAQEVFETFSNELQEQLTQWVHDFLLELYHEQNELVESIYDAVELSHDVKIFVRYNANKALMNLGFDPYFEPEDVNPVVLNGLNTETKTMDNFSMKGNGYQKMKSEMLKDSDFVFDREKIITFGGKK from the coding sequence ATGGATAAAAAAGCAACTAAACAATCAAAAATTAAACTAGACCCAATTAAACGCGTGAAGTACGAAGGTGCCAATTGGAATGAACCAGAAGATGATTATACACAACACTTCTACGAACAAAACCTTTCACAGTTTTGGCGTCCTGAAGACGTTTCCCTACAACCAGACTTAAACGTCTGGAGTGTACTACCGGAAAACATTCAAGATGCATATGCTAAAAACTTATTAGTACTAACATTTTTAGATACACACCAAGGTGATATTGGTATGCCTGTGGTATCAAGGTCTCTTGATGATCACTTCCACCAAAGAAAAGCTGTATTAAACTTTATGGGTGCAATGGAAAACGCGGTACACGCTAAGAGTTACTCTAATATCTTTATGACTTATATGTCTAACCAAAAGATTGATGAATTATTCCATTGGGGTGAAAAACATACAAATCTACAAAACATCATGAGTTTAATTGTTGGTTATTATAAAGAACTAGATCGTTATAACTACTTAAAGCAATTTGAATCAAATGACCCAGGATATAGTGAAACGGATTTTAACATCGCTCAGTTTAAAGCGATGGTAGCATCCGTTTACCTAGAAACATGGTTATTCTATTCAGGGTTTTATTATCCACTATTCTTTTATGGACAAGGTAAACTCATGCAAGCAGGAGAAATCATCAACCTTATTTTAAGAGATGAATCTATTCATGGTTTATATGTAGGACGCCTTGCTCAAGAAGTATTTGAAACATTTTCTAATGAGTTACAAGAACAACTTACCCAATGGGTACATGATTTCTTATTAGAACTTTATCATGAACAAAATGAGTTAGTTGAATCTATTTACGATGCTGTAGAACTATCTCATGATGTAAAAATATTTGTAAGATATAATGCTAATAAAGCACTGATGAACTTAGGTTTTGATCCATACTTTGAACCAGAGGATGTCAACCCTGTTGTCTTAAACGGTTTAAACACTGAAACAAAGACGATGGATAACTTCTCAATGAAGGGTAATGGTTATCAAAAGATGAAAAGTGAAATGTTAAAAGATTCAGACTTTGTATTTGATAGAGAAAAAATTATTACTTTTGGGGGGAAGAAATAA
- a CDS encoding ABC transporter permease translates to MKKPFSRLSTPYIVWLFILALIPIVVMLFLSVTTTQGLSLDGLTFNSSFYQAFFERSITTAFFNSIYYAILTTVISLLLGYLVAYTVFRSKFKNKFLVLAIFILPMWSNLLLRTESLGNLMNENNLITDILSKLLNTNVSFPVIKGSGLAVVIGLVLTYLPFMILPIYTALEKIDYSLEEAALDLGLTDLQKFMKVVLPLSLKGVATGSILVFLPAMSGFAIPEILGSGNILLIGNIIEQSFRYMDYNLGSLLSIMVLLIIFLGIFVVAKVDKEGEMLL, encoded by the coding sequence ATGAAGAAACCATTTAGTCGACTATCCACACCATATATTGTATGGTTATTTATATTAGCACTTATCCCGATTGTTGTGATGTTATTTTTATCTGTTACAACAACTCAAGGTTTAAGTTTAGATGGTCTAACATTTAATTCATCCTTTTACCAAGCATTCTTTGAAAGATCTATTACTACTGCATTCTTTAACTCAATCTATTATGCAATACTTACAACAGTTATTTCTCTACTATTAGGTTATTTAGTTGCATATACTGTATTTAGATCTAAGTTTAAAAACAAGTTCTTAGTACTTGCAATCTTTATCTTACCAATGTGGTCTAACCTTCTACTTAGAACAGAATCTCTTGGTAACTTAATGAATGAAAACAACTTGATTACAGATATCTTATCTAAACTATTAAATACTAATGTAAGTTTTCCAGTGATCAAAGGTAGTGGCTTAGCTGTCGTGATTGGTTTAGTCTTAACTTATCTACCATTTATGATCTTACCAATTTACACAGCTTTAGAAAAAATTGATTATAGTTTAGAAGAAGCTGCACTAGACTTAGGTCTTACTGACCTACAAAAGTTTATGAAAGTTGTACTTCCACTTTCATTAAAAGGTGTTGCTACTGGTTCTATTCTAGTATTCTTACCTGCAATGAGTGGCTTTGCTATTCCAGAAATATTAGGTTCTGGTAATATCTTATTAATTGGTAACATTATTGAACAATCCTTTAGATATATGGACTACAACTTAGGTTCCCTATTATCTATTATGGTCTTACTCATTATCTTCTTAGGTATCTTTGTCGTAGCTAAGGTTGATAAGGAAGGAGAGATGCTTCTATGA
- a CDS encoding iron chaperone: MHVFEEYLKSIKDDSNRTIMRNLLDWVIATFPMLDTKIAWNQPHFVHEGTFIIAFTHAKAHLSVAPEYKAIDEFKKEIKDRKYLSTNFIFKIKWHQIIDLDLIKRIIEFNMKDKAGYKTYWRKSNLTT; encoded by the coding sequence ATGCATGTATTTGAAGAATATTTAAAATCAATTAAAGATGACTCAAACCGAACCATCATGAGAAATCTACTAGACTGGGTAATTGCTACCTTCCCAATGCTAGATACAAAAATAGCGTGGAATCAACCACATTTTGTTCATGAGGGTACATTTATTATTGCTTTTACACATGCTAAAGCGCATCTGTCAGTAGCCCCTGAATATAAAGCAATTGATGAGTTTAAAAAAGAAATTAAAGACAGAAAGTATTTATCCACAAACTTTATTTTTAAAATCAAATGGCATCAAATAATTGATCTTGACTTAATTAAGAGAATTATTGAGTTTAATATGAAGGATAAAGCCGGATATAAAACTTATTGGAGAAAATCAAATCTTACAACATAA
- a CDS encoding ABC transporter ATP-binding protein yields MNHNVLIELSHVEKKFEDDLIVNDLSLKIYENEFVTLLGPSGCGKTTTLRMIGGFEKPDKGHIIINGKIFNDLPPYARPINTVFQKYALFPHLNVFDNVAFGLKNRNTKYLLKFFNIDSSLSKKEQSNLIQTGIEKAVKEALALVKLGGFENRKITQMSGGQQQRVALARALVNKPQILLLDEPLAALDLKLRQNMQYELKEMQRKLGITFIFVTHDQEEAMTMSDRIVVMKDGVIQQLDTPKQIYNEPVNRYVATFIGESNIIDGVYKSNKTVTFLGVDFECGPYPFKDNEKVDVVIRPEDFDVVSLDQAKLTGTVVSSIFKGVHNELDVMVGDYKLMVNTYETYQAGDTIGLKIDPYEIHLMPVSNNEETI; encoded by the coding sequence TTGAATCATAACGTGCTCATAGAGTTATCACACGTTGAAAAGAAATTTGAAGACGATCTCATCGTTAATGACTTAAGTCTTAAAATATATGAAAATGAGTTTGTTACACTACTTGGCCCATCTGGCTGTGGTAAAACAACAACACTTCGTATGATTGGCGGATTTGAAAAACCTGATAAGGGGCATATAATAATAAATGGTAAAATATTTAATGATTTACCACCTTATGCCAGACCAATAAATACTGTATTCCAAAAATATGCATTGTTTCCACATTTAAATGTGTTTGATAACGTTGCTTTTGGATTAAAAAATAGGAACACAAAATATTTGTTGAAGTTCTTTAACATCGATTCATCCTTGTCAAAAAAAGAACAATCAAACTTGATTCAAACAGGCATCGAAAAAGCAGTCAAAGAAGCTCTAGCTTTAGTTAAGTTAGGCGGCTTTGAAAATAGAAAAATCACTCAAATGAGTGGTGGACAACAACAACGTGTTGCACTTGCTAGAGCACTTGTCAACAAACCTCAAATTCTTCTACTTGATGAACCACTTGCAGCACTTGACTTAAAACTACGTCAAAACATGCAATATGAACTTAAAGAGATGCAAAGAAAATTAGGTATTACCTTTATCTTTGTAACCCATGACCAAGAAGAAGCTATGACAATGAGCGATAGAATTGTTGTCATGAAAGATGGCGTCATCCAACAACTTGACACCCCTAAACAAATTTATAATGAGCCGGTAAATCGCTATGTAGCTACTTTTATTGGTGAATCAAACATCATTGATGGTGTATATAAGTCAAATAAAACAGTTACATTCTTAGGTGTAGATTTTGAGTGTGGACCTTATCCATTTAAAGATAACGAAAAAGTTGATGTCGTCATTAGACCTGAAGACTTTGACGTTGTAAGTTTAGATCAAGCTAAACTTACAGGTACTGTTGTATCTTCTATCTTTAAAGGTGTGCATAATGAATTAGACGTTATGGTAGGAGATTATAAGTTAATGGTAAACACCTACGAGACATATCAAGCAGGTGATACCATTGGATTAAAAATAGATCCTTATGAAATCCACTTAATGCCGGTATCAAATAATGAAGAAACCATTTAG
- a CDS encoding ABC transporter permease, whose product MTHYPKATLESYGYKDYKKTKKFFTVLRKVFVVVIVVSLYIPILMLLLQSVNSSPNINEFGHFTLDWYTNMFDVRSLKNAIINTLLTSVISTLLATVIATFMAVGIYALPKQIRQRVMLLNNIPILNADIVTGISLMLIFSLLLPLFPYIFGPVTLIMAHLFFTIPYVVLSILPKLKEMDTNLMDAALDLGIKPYKALIKVIVPAISAGIFSGMLLALTMSIDDFVISYYTTGNGFDNLSIWIYGSIGRKSLTPSVYAFSTLLTLMTLLSLTLYQVFIKKDKKGKIK is encoded by the coding sequence ATGACGCACTATCCAAAAGCAACCCTTGAATCCTACGGATACAAGGATTATAAGAAAACTAAAAAGTTTTTTACAGTTTTAAGAAAAGTATTTGTTGTAGTGATTGTTGTATCTTTATATATACCCATTTTAATGTTACTACTTCAATCTGTAAACAGTAGCCCAAACATCAATGAATTTGGTCACTTCACATTAGACTGGTATACAAATATGTTTGATGTAAGAAGTTTAAAGAATGCAATTATTAATACCTTATTAACCAGTGTGATATCCACACTGCTTGCAACAGTGATTGCAACCTTTATGGCAGTAGGTATTTATGCACTACCTAAACAAATACGTCAACGTGTTATGTTATTAAATAACATTCCAATATTAAATGCGGATATTGTTACAGGTATATCACTGATGCTTATCTTCTCACTATTATTACCACTATTTCCTTATATTTTTGGTCCAGTAACACTCATCATGGCCCATTTATTCTTCACGATTCCTTATGTCGTATTAAGTATCTTACCAAAGCTAAAAGAAATGGATACTAACCTTATGGATGCTGCACTAGATTTAGGGATTAAACCTTACAAAGCATTAATTAAAGTGATCGTACCAGCAATTAGTGCCGGAATATTTTCAGGTATGTTACTTGCTCTTACTATGAGTATTGATGACTTTGTTATTAGTTACTATACAACCGGCAATGGCTTTGATAACCTATCTATTTGGATTTACGGTAGTATCGGACGTAAGAGCTTAACACCTTCTGTATATGCCTTTTCTACATTGCTTACATTAATGACTTTATTAAGTCTTACACTCTATCAAGTGTTTATTAAAAAAGATAAAAAAGGTAAAATAAAATGA
- a CDS encoding ABC transporter substrate-binding protein yields MKKLYILLASVLTIFILNGCTINNKLLILNWGEYINDDLVLLFEETYGVEVSISIADSNELFYSKIKSGTTAYDLVLPGDYMVEKLIKEDLIQQIQFDKLSNYDPVNNPYMHGLQSLMATMSEGSENYFVPYFWGTFGLMYNNRVPGLKEALETHGWNAYFEPNLRPTKRVGMYDVAQYAYASSLLYLGLDPNALPDTTPDGFSKTHLELSRQALNQAEFTVFADDALKKDIQANNLDLAFVWTGDFLDMLYVDLDEGLDYDQKTYDIYIPDQTMAFVDSFVIPKKSRHVDLAHEFINFFLNPDNAYENASVVGYSTPLANVYDRIANYTGDDVWLTNWSRAYSDYYPNTENFKGIPYASFNQTIMAQLLLMFNDVKTN; encoded by the coding sequence ATGAAAAAGTTATATATATTACTTGCATCAGTACTTACCATTTTTATTCTAAATGGTTGTACGATAAACAATAAATTATTAATCCTTAACTGGGGTGAATATATCAACGATGATCTTGTCTTATTATTTGAAGAGACATATGGTGTTGAAGTATCCATCTCAATTGCAGATAGTAACGAACTATTCTATTCTAAAATCAAATCTGGTACAACAGCATATGACTTAGTACTACCAGGAGATTACATGGTAGAAAAATTAATCAAAGAAGATTTGATTCAACAAATCCAATTTGATAAACTCTCTAACTATGACCCAGTAAATAACCCTTATATGCATGGTCTACAAAGTCTAATGGCTACCATGTCTGAAGGTAGTGAAAATTATTTTGTACCATACTTTTGGGGGACATTTGGACTTATGTATAACAACCGAGTTCCCGGCTTAAAAGAAGCCTTAGAAACACATGGTTGGAATGCTTACTTCGAACCCAATTTAAGACCTACAAAACGTGTTGGTATGTATGATGTTGCACAATATGCTTATGCATCCAGTTTACTATACTTAGGACTAGATCCAAACGCACTACCTGATACAACACCAGATGGTTTTAGTAAAACACACTTAGAACTATCTAGACAAGCACTCAATCAAGCAGAGTTTACTGTATTTGCTGATGATGCGTTAAAAAAGGATATACAAGCTAACAACTTAGACTTAGCATTTGTTTGGACAGGAGACTTCCTTGATATGCTTTATGTGGATTTAGATGAAGGTCTAGATTATGACCAAAAAACATATGACATTTACATACCTGACCAAACGATGGCTTTTGTAGATTCATTTGTTATTCCTAAAAAATCAAGACACGTAGATTTAGCTCATGAGTTCATCAACTTCTTCTTAAATCCTGACAATGCCTATGAAAATGCTAGTGTTGTAGGGTACTCCACACCGCTTGCGAATGTATATGATCGTATTGCAAACTATACAGGTGATGATGTTTGGTTAACCAATTGGTCTAGAGCTTATAGTGATTACTACCCAAATACAGAAAACTTTAAAGGTATTCCTTATGCAAGTTTTAATCAAACGATTATGGCTCAACTACTCTTAATGTTTAACGACGTTAAAACAAATTAA
- a CDS encoding glycosyl hydrolase family 18 protein, with translation MKKILLMLLTTLISIYLVACIPKAQAFDVLFDVNGGFWHKDELATTRPDATVTIRDFDNYLGDNTNFTLFSPTDIGLRWHYKIFIQYNADLETYVVVYSDPYTASVDRLDLPDYDYIIGVHYHNSVIESDPVFINLFTDGVGTPLIFNKDITVPQESVEFKVYPKNPDASSFKLLSDEINELPTPVRPDFDFKGWYVEDNLITKAKDIKLKSGDTMTTLTAHWESYSLESLEALLDNLIPDHVTDSLALPVTYSGYTLTWETSHPLVISTTGKFHAAYEPTTVTLTAHITSLDNTTVIRTFNVTVPNKKPLTLPIASSYIWRNYALVDERFFQTLDIINTAFITADANGNFSGTAQLSDIETYILPKSKIYNNWVVFSVAPESRWSEIAMSATKIENFANNIVDIINTYGFDGVDIDWETPRSGEEVRYSNMMKVIYEKVKANNPNHLVTTAITGGRWQPPMYNLTVSNQYLDFINVMTYSMSSSGGSYQNALHPRSGVHNTEFNAGRTPATATISESVPIFNGYGVPNSKLIFGLAFYGVRQQRTYNTSTNTWSNWTATSPSVFFPEIQSSYLNNPDYLYFFDNEAGVPYLVKKDGTIFISYDNERSIRLKSEYVIEHGLGGLMFWEYGADTSGTLLQQMRTSLNK, from the coding sequence ATGAAAAAAATACTATTAATGTTACTCACCACTTTAATTTCTATATATTTGGTAGCTTGTATACCAAAAGCACAAGCCTTTGACGTCTTATTTGACGTAAATGGAGGCTTTTGGCATAAAGATGAACTTGCTACCACACGCCCAGATGCAACTGTCACAATCAGGGATTTTGATAACTATTTAGGGGATAATACAAACTTTACTCTGTTTTCTCCTACTGATATAGGTTTAAGATGGCATTATAAAATATTTATACAATATAATGCTGATTTAGAAACCTATGTAGTTGTTTATAGCGATCCTTATACTGCTTCTGTTGATCGCCTAGATTTACCAGATTATGACTACATCATCGGAGTGCATTACCATAATTCTGTTATCGAATCTGACCCAGTATTTATAAATCTATTTACAGATGGTGTGGGAACTCCACTCATCTTTAATAAAGATATTACAGTACCTCAAGAAAGTGTTGAGTTTAAAGTATATCCTAAAAATCCGGATGCTAGTAGTTTTAAATTACTATCAGATGAGATTAATGAACTACCAACCCCTGTAAGACCTGATTTTGATTTTAAAGGTTGGTATGTCGAAGATAACCTTATTACAAAAGCTAAAGATATTAAATTAAAGTCAGGTGATACCATGACAACACTTACTGCACACTGGGAAAGTTACTCCCTTGAATCCTTAGAAGCTTTACTTGATAATCTAATTCCTGATCATGTAACAGATAGTTTAGCACTACCAGTTACATATAGTGGTTATACTTTAACTTGGGAAACTTCACATCCATTAGTAATTAGCACGACTGGTAAATTCCATGCAGCCTATGAACCTACTACTGTCACATTAACTGCACATATTACATCATTAGACAATACAACAGTCATTCGTACCTTTAATGTCACAGTACCTAACAAGAAACCTTTAACACTTCCAATAGCATCTAGCTATATTTGGAGAAACTACGCACTTGTAGATGAGCGTTTCTTCCAAACACTTGATATCATTAATACCGCATTTATAACAGCAGATGCAAATGGTAACTTCTCTGGCACTGCTCAATTAAGTGATATTGAAACTTATATACTACCTAAATCAAAAATTTATAACAACTGGGTTGTCTTTTCTGTAGCACCAGAATCTAGATGGTCTGAAATTGCTATGAGTGCTACAAAAATAGAAAACTTTGCTAATAACATCGTAGACATCATCAATACCTATGGTTTTGATGGTGTAGATATTGACTGGGAAACACCAAGATCTGGTGAAGAAGTTAGATATTCCAATATGATGAAAGTGATTTATGAAAAGGTTAAAGCCAATAACCCAAATCACTTAGTAACTACTGCAATTACTGGTGGTCGCTGGCAACCACCAATGTATAACTTAACTGTCTCAAATCAGTATCTAGATTTCATTAACGTCATGACCTATTCAATGTCAAGTTCAGGTGGCAGTTATCAAAATGCACTACACCCAAGAAGCGGTGTACATAATACAGAATTTAATGCAGGTCGTACACCTGCAACTGCAACAATTTCAGAATCAGTACCAATATTTAATGGTTATGGTGTGCCAAACTCTAAATTAATCTTTGGCTTAGCTTTTTATGGTGTACGTCAACAAAGAACATATAATACTTCAACAAATACTTGGTCAAATTGGACTGCAACATCCCCAAGTGTCTTCTTCCCTGAAATTCAATCAAGCTATTTAAACAATCCTGACTACTTATACTTCTTTGATAATGAAGCAGGTGTACCTTACCTTGTTAAAAAAGATGGCACCATCTTTATTAGCTATGATAATGAACGTTCAATCAGACTCAAATCAGAGTATGTGATTGAACATGGTTTAGGTGGTTTAATGTTTTGGGAATATGGTGCAGACACCTCTGGAACACTACTTCAACAAATGCGTACTAGCCTAAATAAATAA
- the nrdI gene encoding class Ib ribonucleoside-diphosphate reductase assembly flavoprotein NrdI, translating into MTIIFDSLTGQTKRFATSLGFDAIHIKLYEGEPKDNLFLVTRSINFGQIPETTKNFLDSYKDHVVGVAVSGNKNWGENYGKAGDKIEAQYKIPLILKFEGSGFKSDKETVKNWLLRQQEGKRSK; encoded by the coding sequence ATGACCATCATATTTGATAGTCTAACAGGGCAAACAAAAAGGTTTGCCACTAGTCTTGGCTTTGATGCCATTCATATAAAACTTTATGAAGGTGAGCCAAAAGATAATTTATTTTTGGTGACCAGAAGTATTAATTTTGGTCAAATTCCTGAAACTACAAAAAACTTTTTAGATTCTTATAAAGATCATGTAGTTGGGGTTGCCGTCTCAGGTAATAAAAACTGGGGTGAAAACTATGGGAAAGCTGGAGATAAGATCGAGGCTCAGTATAAAATTCCACTTATATTAAAATTTGAAGGTTCTGGATTTAAATCAGATAAAGAGACAGTTAAAAACTGGCTACTAAGACAACAAGAAGGAAAAAGGAGTAAGTGA
- the nrdE gene encoding class 1b ribonucleoside-diphosphate reductase subunit alpha, which translates to MDQKRDVIPEWVVLNNQITDENGEIKDISKDKAAAKSYFLNEVNKRTQFFHSLEEKLEFLVENDYYEKEFLAKYTMEQIQTIYDIAYAAKFRFPTYMGAFKFYNDYALKDRTGKNYLERYEDRLAVNALYHANGDFDKARNLIRLLISQDFTPATPTLLNTGKSKRGEFVSCFLLEAGDSLNDISRISEFSMQLSKVGGGVSINLTNLRAKGEAIKGIPNVSKGVVGVVKLLDNNFRYADQMGQRTGAGAVYLNVFHADIEDFLATKKLNADDDIRAKTLSMGVVIPDKFMELARDNKDMWLFYPHTVFEQYGKDFADISIDMDHWYDILADNPLVRKRKVNPRKILDMIAQLQGESGYPYIMFSDNVNKANPLDMPVKFSNLCTEILQPTITSHYGDYGANNDEIGMDISCNLASGHMGNMMKHNTIKETVFGAMDVMNSVSNQTDIKHVPAVAKANRLNRSVGFGIMGHHGYIAENYIMYGSDENIDLIDVFFNIVNYYSLVHSMEKAKETGEKFHRFEKSKYADGSYFDGRGQILPKTDKVKELFKNVYIPTDDDWLQLKEDVMTHGLYNSHRLAVAPNGSIGYVMSATPSLTPIKQLVEERTYGNSKTYYPMPAVEKAAFMYETAYRMDTYRLIDVIATAQKHVDQGISFELCITSDITTRELQKYYLYAHYQGIKTLYYTRTQKLKIEECESCAV; encoded by the coding sequence ATGGATCAAAAAAGAGATGTAATCCCTGAGTGGGTTGTATTAAATAATCAAATCACCGATGAAAATGGTGAGATTAAAGATATCAGTAAAGATAAGGCAGCTGCTAAAAGCTACTTTCTAAATGAGGTGAATAAACGTACCCAGTTTTTTCACTCATTAGAAGAAAAGTTAGAGTTCTTAGTCGAAAATGACTATTATGAAAAAGAGTTTTTAGCAAAATATACGATGGAACAAATTCAAACTATCTATGACATCGCATATGCAGCTAAATTTAGATTCCCTACCTATATGGGTGCATTTAAGTTCTATAATGACTATGCCTTAAAAGATCGTACGGGTAAAAACTATCTAGAACGTTATGAAGATAGATTAGCAGTGAATGCACTATATCACGCGAATGGTGATTTTGATAAAGCAAGAAACTTAATTAGATTATTAATTAGTCAAGACTTTACACCAGCAACACCAACACTACTTAATACTGGTAAATCTAAACGCGGTGAGTTTGTATCTTGTTTCTTACTTGAAGCAGGGGACTCTTTAAATGATATTTCAAGAATATCTGAGTTTAGTATGCAGTTATCTAAAGTCGGTGGTGGTGTAAGTATTAACCTGACAAACCTACGCGCTAAAGGTGAAGCTATTAAAGGTATTCCTAACGTTTCTAAAGGTGTTGTAGGGGTTGTAAAACTACTAGATAACAACTTTAGATACGCGGACCAAATGGGCCAAAGAACTGGTGCTGGTGCAGTGTACTTAAACGTATTTCATGCTGACATTGAAGATTTCTTAGCAACTAAGAAATTAAATGCAGATGATGATATTCGTGCTAAGACATTATCAATGGGTGTCGTTATTCCTGATAAATTTATGGAACTAGCAAGAGATAACAAAGATATGTGGTTATTCTACCCACATACCGTATTTGAACAATACGGTAAAGACTTTGCTGATATCTCTATTGATATGGATCACTGGTATGATATTTTAGCAGATAATCCATTGGTTAGAAAACGTAAAGTTAACCCTAGAAAAATATTAGATATGATTGCTCAACTACAAGGTGAGTCGGGTTACCCTTATATTATGTTTTCAGATAACGTTAACAAGGCAAATCCACTAGATATGCCTGTGAAGTTCTCAAACCTATGTACAGAAATCTTGCAACCAACGATTACTTCACACTATGGTGATTATGGTGCAAATAACGATGAAATAGGTATGGATATTTCGTGTAACCTAGCAAGTGGTCATATGGGTAACATGATGAAACACAATACCATTAAAGAAACTGTATTTGGTGCAATGGACGTGATGAACTCTGTTTCAAATCAAACAGATATCAAACACGTACCAGCTGTTGCTAAAGCTAACAGATTAAATAGATCTGTTGGATTTGGTATTATGGGTCATCACGGCTATATTGCTGAAAACTATATTATGTATGGTAGTGATGAGAATATTGATTTAATCGATGTATTCTTTAATATTGTAAACTATTATTCTTTAGTACACTCTATGGAAAAAGCTAAAGAAACTGGTGAAAAGTTCCACCGTTTTGAAAAGTCTAAATATGCAGATGGTTCTTACTTTGATGGACGTGGTCAAATACTACCTAAAACAGACAAAGTCAAGGAACTATTTAAAAACGTTTATATACCAACTGATGATGATTGGCTACAACTTAAAGAAGATGTCATGACACATGGTTTATATAACTCACACCGCTTAGCGGTTGCACCAAATGGTTCAATTGGGTATGTGATGAGTGCAACACCATCACTTACACCAATTAAACAATTAGTAGAAGAAAGAACTTATGGTAACTCAAAAACATACTACCCTATGCCAGCAGTAGAAAAGGCAGCATTTATGTATGAAACAGCATACCGTATGGATACATATCGTTTAATTGATGTGATTGCTACTGCACAAAAGCACGTAGACCAAGGTATTTCATTTGAACTATGTATTACATCTGATATTACAACAAGAGAACTACAAAAATATTACTTATATGCACACTACCAAGGTATCAAAACACTATACTACACACGTACTCAAAAATTAAAAATTGAAGAGTGTGAATCTTGTGCAGTCTAA